cttctcataggcctttgtttgcaatgatgttgggattttaccaggtacaatctctcagccaaggacagctgtttcaatgttcttgcatctcatcagcttggcgcagagaggactgacctcaAAATATATCAAAAGTGTcaaaatatggatttttttttttcacagtctaAATGACAAAAAAATGTATGTTCCATACCATAAATATAATATGTAAAAGGGTGTACGGGGAGCTTTAATTTACTTACCTCCTCTGGGTCTTGCTGATGATGGAGCCGGGGGTTCTGGCGATGTCGATCCCCAGTGCATGTGATGTGAAGCAGCTTTCAGTCCCCTGGGTCACTCGTGCCGTCATTAATAACCTGTTACTATAATAAGCCAGGCCCCCATAGCATAGGTAATGTTATCTGTGAGATCGGAGGAAGAGGGCGCAGAGCGACTTGGGGGTCAGAATGCTGCTTGGGATTACATTGCACAGGGATTGTAACATCGCTGGAACCCCTGGATCCATCATCAGCAGGTAAGCAAATACTAAGGGACAACTCATTTAAGATAATGAACCACATTAACCTCTCATCCCTGTATATTTCAGAACAATttcaagctaaggccccatgtagagagccacagccaaaaacactCTGGAAAAGGCAGCGGTGGAaagacattgtgtttttttttctgcagcatttttcactgtGTTCCTGTATAATATCCTCGATGCTGCTAAACAGTAAATGACACAGACATAGTGAGCCAAATCTTCTGTTTCCGCCATGTGTTGTCTACGGGAGACATTACATCAGTCTCTACCCACTAAGGCTTAGGGCCCTtgtagtgagccacagcaaaaactttttcccgcagtgctttttacagaaagtctgcagatttttcctctgtggactttctgtttctattataccaTTACGGAAAATGCCaattgacacgctgcgatatGCAAAAATGCTCATGTTttttaaaatgcagcatttctgctacagatttttttctgcaatgtgtgaataggattagccaaaatcccgtccactttgcaggtaatgtaaaactcaGCGTTTTGTtgcccccacatttctgccccagccaaaatgcagcatttttgcaatgtggggcccctgcCACAAGCTTTTCATATAGGATACATATACTATTCTTTGTGACCTTATATCTCTCTCCACAGGGCACTGTGTCACACTCACTGTACAGGATCATGGATTCAGAGGTTTATACCGAGGCCTTAGCTCATTGTTATATGGATCGATCCCTAAGTCTGCAGTGAGGTAAGGGGTCAGGGTCACACAAGGGGAGTACATGAgaggtataagggtaagttcagatggagttttttggtcagggttttgaggccgtatctgcctcaaaatcctgaccaaaaagactgctcccattgaaatcaatgtgacccACTTAAGTCTTTTTTCCGGatgccggtttgttccggctcctggaaaaagaaacgaggtgctcattcttcaggctgagtcgcttcgcgattcggcctgaagacactccctcctccagactaggctcattcattgggtctaatccggagaggagtgcgcagctggatgccagtgcagtgcaccagctttcaatcGAGGcgacctgtattttggtccggaacctgaggcggcctctgcctcaggttccagaccacaacactccgtctgaacttacccttaaatgtATCagtacatcttaaaggggtttgtcatGCCAGAATAACCCCTGTCCATATATCCTATCAGGTCAAATGGATGCCATTAGGGGGGAAGGGTCCCTTGCCTGGGATTCCTCTGTTTGCCAGAACAATATGCATGTCTATGCATTGCACGGACTAACACCTATGTAAAAGGTGCCATGTAATGCTACAGGGGAATACTATGCCTAAATGAGGCTTCCCCGGTGATCCTGTGTTATCTTTGTGACAACTCATTTAATGTCTTGTTCTTTATAATAAAAAGTCTATTGTATTACAAGGAGGGTCTCTACATTTCAaccataagtaaaaaaaaaacctggcttGTAATCTGGTGCTTTCTCCATGGTGTGTTCTTTTCAGATTCGGCACATTTGAGTTCCTCAGTAACTTTGCAAGGAGTTCTTCAGGGAAACTGGATGGAAAGGCCAGTTTTCTGTGCGGCTTAGGGGCAGGTGTTGCAGAGGCTATTCTGATCGTATGTCCGATGGAAACTATCAAGGTAAGTGTTCTTGCCATACAGCGAGTAACTCATCACATAGGACTGTACCTTGTATCTGTTTTTTGAAATGGATTTTTCAATTGCTTACAATGACAAGATGAGTATTACTCTCCTTATGAAACCTCCTGCCCCTCATGTAACTGCCCTGGTCCCCTGCTAGTCTCTGTTTATGGGCACCAGCAGTGacatggttttatatatatatatatatatatatatatatatatatatatatatatatatatgtttcataCCGATGACCTGTCCACAAGATAAGTCATTGGTCTGTGGtctttgggggtctgacacctagacCCTACACATCTCGGCTGTCGTGGATGGGGGATTCATGCAGACTGCTCCTAGTGCAGTAATAGATGAGGTtcagcagccctgtccactgtgcAGTGCTGGTCCTGAAGAATTGCAGCAAGGCAGCTTTCTGTGCACTGCACCAGCTCCTGACACCTGAACAGCCGATCTGTAACCTTCCCCTCTTTTCAGCTGGGTCCACATGCTACAGACCCTTTCTGCTATAGATCCTCTacagttgtgtttttttgtgtggtttGGCCATGGATTTGATGTGTTGGGAAGTCTTTTTTTCTGTGGGTGAAAATAGCTTTTTGACAAGTGGGAAGCCATGAGACTGGAAAGAATAGTGCAGTGTACCTAATGGACCGTGCTTGACCTATATAATAACTCAGATCATGGTTATTCCACTGCAGTCGTTTCCAATTACAGGTGAAGTTCATCCATGACCAGGCCTCCTCTGCACCCCGCTATCGTGGCTTCTTCCATGGAGTACGGGAAATTGTCAGAGCGCAAGGTGGGTTCAAGTTCTTGCCATTTTTGCATTAGTAGAAAACACAAATTTTGTAGGCAGAAAAGGAAGTTGCTTAAAACTACATTATGTGACCCCTTATATTCAggtatatattgtactgtgtaaCCGTGGGAATAATCCCTGCTATTACAATAGAATTTCCGTGCTTCCTGTATTATGGATCATGCATAGTAATGTCCATGTCTTTTTGCAACCTTACAGGGGTACGTGGGACATATCAAGGACTAACCCCCACTATTTTGAAGCAGGGCTCCAACCAAGCAATCCGGTTTTATGTCATGACCTCACTACGTAACTGGTACTTAGGTGAGTAGTTGCCACTTACACATGTAATTTATCTTATTTCACACATTAATAATATTGTATATTGCTAATAAACCATATAACATGATATTCATGGAGACTTGAAAATCACAGAAAATAGTTCAAAGTAGTTCAGACAACCCTTGGATAAGGTAACACTGGGTACTTGGGTAAGTAACTGTTTGTATGTTGTCTGTCGAATGGACCTACAAAGGAAGCGTTAGTGTTTATTCACACATCAGGCTTTCACGGCCATGTGCTATCCGTTTTTTGGAATGGACAGCACGTGgttccatagaaaataatggatctGGTCACACAACGGTGTCCTTTTTTCAGTGGTCCATGTGTCCGCTCCGGTAAATAGCAGAACATGTGATAGCTGCATTGAAGATCTGAGCATAAATGGCACCTGATCAATTGACGTCAGCAAGGACCAgttaagctatattcacaccatagagcaacattaaagaggacctttcatcagatcgggcacatgcagttttatatactgctggaaagctgacagtgcgctgaattcagcgcactgtcagctttcccgatctgtgcccggtgtaaagcgctatcggtcccgggaccgtagcgctttagtgtcagaagggcgtttctgacacttagccagggacgtccttctgcccagcagcgcctaccatgctgtacagtgtgagcggggaggaacgccccctccctctgctcacacagctcgtccatagacgagtattatcaggagggagggggcgttcctccccgctccacagtacaacaCGAccggcgccgcgaggcagaaggacgtccctggctaactgtcagaaacgcccttctgactgtaaagcgctactgtaccgggaccaatagcgctttacaccgggcacagatcgggaaagccgacagtgcgctgaattcagcgcactgtcagctttccagcagtatataaaactgcatgtgcccaatctgatgaaaggtcctctttaaattcaatGACTGTAAATGGTGGCTATTTACATGATgtaacggaccatcaaaataGGTCGTTTTCTATTTTTGTCTATGTGATAAGGTCAAatccgtgtttatgactaattgaccaataatcctgggtaactgtcgtcatcctagttaattaggctgagtgccagcaataaggaaatgacaccagacacacaatgttggtattagttcctctcttaaccaaggaggaaatactgacgcacttttattaaagcaatgtggggttaaatagcagcagagaaaggaagagagataacaacaatgtaagttttcatattcattcctgattgctATGGTACAGCTCAGACAGAAAAACTTTAagaagttccatatatagccagctactcctggTCCTGCGCGGTGTCCCAAGGGAGTTGTCTTCTGGCAGCCAAGCATTTGCTTTTCTTGCACTCTGAAGTGCAGGTGCCATCTTGTCAACGTATCACTACATCCtaatttcaagcataagcaactatatctagcattcatctTTTAAGGattcaatgtttttcatacattacatgattataaccttcacacatGTTCACAGAATCCTCCAGACACTGCAATGTTTGGAGGATCCATGATAATGGGTGCCACTGGgttgcaaaatggctgtgaaagatggatgtttttcacggctgttttgcacctcggtcgtgtgaatatagcctaactgTGAGACTAGACTGACAATGCTGAAAGGTAGAATATGTAAAAGGAGAGATGTATTTCTTTTACCTGTgtcagacagcccctttaaagggattctatcattagacctGAAGAaccgaaacctaatccgcttaaaaagtgaatGCGCATAGAAACCCACGaaccgcttgaaaaatgcggagaaaaaagtcctgtttGGGAGACTTTTATCTCCGCATTTTTAAGCGGATTCGGGGAGAGAAACCCCAACCTACAACAGGAGCAGGTGTGCACCTAGCCTTACATGTAACCTCTGTTCTTATTTTAGGTGATGATCCCCAGAGACCTATTAATCCTATTATCACCGGAGTGTTTGGTGCCATTGCCGGGGCTGCTAGTGTCTTTGGTAACACACCTTTAGATGTTATCAAGACCAGGATGCAGGTAATGTGTTTATATCACTGCAGATCTATTTGGATAGAAAATCTTATCGTATTAATACTTAGAAGTATCTGAGCTCTGTGGTTATTTGACAtttacactgtgtcctctgtatactatTGCTCTTACATACCAACAGCTCCTTGAAAAATTGCAGGGAAGTTTGCGACTAGAA
This sequence is a window from Leptodactylus fuscus isolate aLepFus1 chromosome 2, aLepFus1.hap2, whole genome shotgun sequence. Protein-coding genes within it:
- the LOC142194484 gene encoding tricarboxylate transport protein, mitochondrial-like, encoding MSSILQPFTVTEGPCELARTAGNGNKRVVSRSMAAAAPGGGRGKITHPGKAILAGGIAGGIEICITFPTEYVKTQLQLDERANPPRYRGIGHCVTLTVQDHGFRGLYRGLSSLLYGSIPKSAVRFGTFEFLSNFARSSSGKLDGKASFLCGLGAGVAEAILIVCPMETIKVKFIHDQASSAPRYRGFFHGVREIVRAQGVRGTYQGLTPTILKQGSNQAIRFYVMTSLRNWYLGDDPQRPINPIITGVFGAIAGAASVFGNTPLDVIKTRMQGLEAHKYKSTLDCASQILRNEGPLAFYKGTIPRLGRVCLDVAIVFVIYEEVVKVLNRVWKTS